The genomic DNA GCGTTCGATGTAATTTTGTAGGAGGAGTTCGATTATGATCAAACGTGGCACACTGGAACGGCTTGATGGCAAATATGCTGTTCTTCTCTGGGAGAATGGTTCAAGTTTCATCCCCCGTCGCTATTTGCCTACTGAAGCAAGGCTTGGTGACACAATATTATTCGACGGATCAAATTACTCAATTGATGCAACAAGCTCTACCCAGTCTTCCTTTCAAACGTTTTCGTTTCGGCAAATGGGCTGACACTTAAAAAGCCATCTGAACGCTTAAAATGACTAACAGACATCTCGTCTCGAATAGTCGTTTCTTGCGACAGGTGGCTTTTGTACGTTTAACGGATATGGAGCGTCTGTTCAGCACAGTTTGGACAGGACGTTTTTGTGATCTCATCTAAAGAAAGTCGAACCAACACCGAGTTGTCTTGTTCACACCGATGGATTGGTTCAATGATGGACGACCTCAAAAACAAGGCACACCAAAATCGTGTTGAGATTTGTTGACATGTCGGACACTGAAATACATCATATTGATGCGGTACCCATCCGTCCTCAATCTCATCGATGTGGGCGTGGTACGTTCGAATCAAATCTGCCCGAATCCGGTCATCAATTTTTTGACGACTGACGAGCGGCTCTTGGTACGGTGGAACGAATAAAAAAGGTAATGCTGATGCGTAATTTTC from Exiguobacterium sibiricum 7-3 includes the following:
- a CDS encoding DUF3006 domain-containing protein; this encodes MIKRGTLERLDGKYAVLLWENGSSFIPRRYLPTEARLGDTILFDGSNYSIDATSSTQSSFQTFSFRQMG